A genome region from Streptomyces sp. NBC_01296 includes the following:
- a CDS encoding helix-turn-helix domain-containing protein, translating into MVNIRDLDPSASPLDYYGAELRRLREEAKLKQWQLGDIVFCTASLIGQIETARKVPTRDFSERVDAALGTGGELSRLVGLVLRSQLPHWFQPYAEMEAKAAYIYSYQAQLVDGLLQTEAYARAVLGVRSGEDLDAKVAARIERQRILDRANPPLMWVVMSEAVLYQEIGGREVMRNQLAHLLDLRRREWVKVQILPFEAGAHTGLMGSFNLLRFEDDPDIVYTEDFVQGHMTANPQALREGSLRYDHLQAAALSVEDSAARIARVMEERYGHQPEPDGLKVA; encoded by the coding sequence ATGGTCAACATCCGCGATCTCGATCCCAGCGCGTCCCCGCTGGACTACTACGGCGCGGAACTGCGTCGGCTGCGGGAGGAGGCCAAGCTGAAACAGTGGCAGCTCGGGGACATCGTGTTCTGCACGGCCTCGCTGATCGGGCAGATCGAGACGGCGAGGAAAGTCCCGACGCGGGACTTCTCGGAGCGGGTCGACGCGGCGCTGGGGACGGGAGGGGAACTCTCGCGGCTGGTGGGGCTGGTGCTGAGGAGTCAGCTGCCGCACTGGTTCCAGCCGTACGCGGAGATGGAGGCGAAAGCGGCGTACATCTACTCGTACCAAGCGCAGCTGGTGGATGGCCTGCTGCAGACGGAGGCGTATGCGCGGGCCGTGCTGGGGGTGCGGAGTGGGGAGGATCTCGATGCCAAGGTGGCCGCCCGGATCGAGCGGCAGCGCATCCTGGACCGCGCTAACCCGCCACTGATGTGGGTGGTGATGAGCGAAGCCGTGCTCTATCAGGAGATCGGTGGCCGGGAGGTCATGCGGAACCAACTCGCCCATTTGTTGGACCTGCGGAGGCGGGAGTGGGTGAAGGTGCAGATCCTGCCCTTCGAGGCGGGCGCCCATACGGGGCTGATGGGCTCGTTCAACCTCCTGCGGTTCGAGGACGACCCGGACATTGTCTATACCGAGGACTTTGTCCAGGGCCATATGACGGCCAATCCGCAAGCTCTCAGGGAGGGTTCGCTCCGTTACGATCACTTGCAGGCCGCCGCGCTCTCCGTGGAGGACTCGGCGGCGCGGATCGCCCGCGTAATGGAGGAGCGTTATGGGCACCAACCAGAACCTGACGGGCTCAAGGTGGCGTAA
- a CDS encoding DUF397 domain-containing protein, translated as MGTNQNLTGSRWRKSSYSGDTGGQCVECAPLGTAAWRKASYSGDTGGDCVEVAAQPCRIAVRDSKNPEGPAFTVSPAAFAAFVGAL; from the coding sequence ATGGGCACCAACCAGAACCTGACGGGCTCAAGGTGGCGTAAGTCCTCGTACAGCGGTGACACAGGTGGCCAGTGTGTCGAGTGCGCCCCCCTCGGCACCGCCGCCTGGCGCAAGGCCTCGTACAGCGGAGACACCGGCGGCGATTGCGTCGAGGTTGCGGCCCAGCCCTGCCGGATCGCCGTCCGGGATTCCAAGAACCCCGAAGGCCCCGCCTTCACCGTGAGCCCCGCCGCCTTCGCTGCGTTCGTCGGCGCCCTCTAG
- a CDS encoding serine/threonine-protein kinase has protein sequence MEQHIGPFRTVSVLGQGGMGRVVLGVGPDGRYVAVKQVHAELAEDEGFRARFRREVDASRRVAGGYTAAVIDADPDAEVPWLASQFVPGPSLSRAVETAGPLPEEAVRRLAAGLAHALADVHRAGLIHRDLKPSNVLLAEDGVRVIDFGIVRAVGDQTRITHDGSLVGSPAYMSPEQVLGQELTPASDVFSLGATLVMACTGKPPFARSSVPRILHEVVHAEPDLSEVPPRLREVIAWCLAKDPADRPTPRELLSRVGGLTPSARPWPEAVNTLIHDQLVVMGALLRRATGPETAPETTPEAVPWWRRRWPRPLIVAVAAAGVVAVAGLTVGRSYLVDTYREFISDVRSAGLAQKKDKYPAMPPSCEQVRDKVRVPSGFDQPAGFGPVEQSGSAYARCTWTNRTGDEIEAEWTFFATGKGEGTGAERAKHRLEIFNEPGKTRRDIDLGFADEGLWQPPPKDDRFPNCRLYVRDVNMTLHVSVTGPRYPTDTCAAVTRELAASVVESVGSR, from the coding sequence GTGGAGCAGCACATAGGGCCGTTCCGGACGGTCTCCGTACTCGGCCAGGGCGGGATGGGCCGGGTGGTGCTGGGGGTGGGGCCGGACGGGCGGTACGTCGCGGTCAAGCAGGTGCATGCCGAGCTGGCCGAGGACGAGGGGTTCCGGGCGCGGTTCCGCCGTGAGGTGGATGCCTCGCGGCGGGTGGCCGGCGGCTACACCGCGGCCGTGATCGACGCCGATCCCGACGCAGAGGTTCCGTGGCTCGCCTCGCAGTTCGTGCCGGGGCCCTCGCTGAGCCGGGCCGTGGAGACCGCCGGGCCGCTGCCCGAGGAGGCGGTGCGCCGGCTGGCCGCCGGGCTCGCGCACGCCCTGGCCGACGTACACCGGGCGGGGCTGATCCACCGGGACCTCAAGCCGTCCAACGTCCTGCTCGCCGAGGACGGCGTACGGGTCATCGACTTCGGCATCGTGCGGGCGGTCGGCGACCAGACGCGGATCACGCACGACGGCTCGCTCGTGGGCTCGCCCGCGTACATGTCGCCCGAGCAGGTCCTGGGGCAGGAGCTCACCCCGGCCTCCGACGTGTTCTCGCTCGGCGCGACCCTCGTCATGGCCTGTACGGGGAAGCCGCCGTTCGCCAGGAGCTCGGTGCCGCGGATCCTGCACGAGGTCGTGCACGCCGAACCGGACCTGAGCGAGGTGCCGCCCCGCCTGCGCGAGGTCATCGCGTGGTGCCTGGCCAAGGATCCGGCCGACCGGCCGACCCCGCGCGAGCTGCTGAGCAGAGTCGGCGGGCTGACGCCGTCGGCGCGGCCGTGGCCGGAGGCGGTGAACACGCTGATCCACGACCAGCTGGTCGTGATGGGCGCGCTGCTGCGCCGGGCCACGGGTCCCGAAACGGCTCCCGAAACGACTCCCGAAGCGGTCCCCTGGTGGCGTCGCCGCTGGCCCCGGCCGTTGATCGTGGCGGTTGCCGCGGCGGGCGTCGTGGCCGTGGCCGGGCTGACCGTGGGGCGGTCGTACCTCGTGGACACCTACCGCGAATTCATATCGGATGTCCGGTCGGCAGGGCTGGCGCAGAAGAAGGACAAGTACCCGGCGATGCCCCCGTCCTGTGAACAGGTCCGGGACAAGGTGCGCGTGCCGTCCGGTTTCGACCAGCCGGCCGGGTTCGGGCCGGTCGAGCAGTCCGGCTCGGCCTATGCCCGCTGCACCTGGACCAACCGGACCGGTGACGAGATCGAAGCGGAGTGGACGTTCTTCGCGACCGGCAAGGGCGAGGGCACCGGGGCCGAGCGGGCGAAGCACCGCCTTGAGATCTTCAACGAACCCGGCAAGACCCGGCGTGACATCGACCTCGGGTTCGCCGACGAGGGTCTGTGGCAGCCGCCGCCCAAGGACGACAGGTTTCCGAACTGCCGGCTGTACGTACGGGACGTCAACATGACGCTCCACGTCTCGGTGACGGGCCCCCGCTACCCGACCGACACGTGTGCGGCCGTCACGCGGGAGCTCGCAGCCTCGGTCGTGGAGTCGGTGGGGAGCCGATGA
- a CDS encoding serine/threonine-protein kinase, whose amino-acid sequence MRPLKEADPATAGPYRLLAELGRGGMGRVLLGAAPDGRLVAVKQVHARFADDDGFRVRFRREVAASRKVSGAFTAAVLDADADADAPWLASVFVAGPSLGAAVESAGALPEEAVRRLAAGLATALAEIHRAGLVHRDLKPDNVLLARDGVRVIDFGIARVTRPGEVTELTRAGTVIGSPAFMSPEQAEGRELTPASDVFSLGSVLVLAATGRSPFAAATVVLTLYNVVHTEPDLLGLPPGLRGLVARCLAKDPAARPSPAEILGLTGAADSTRWPPAVERLAAAQQEEIDGLLRDPDGTAGAGGGRAVDPDVDPDAATATAAAVRPERAHAPRGRRLRLRPRNLLLAAGVLVAAWAGVTYGLRALEEPPPVAADRYLSVPLCTEAAGKLALPQQEMREAGDSDSPVKSHVACDWVAAFDDSAGEKKPPPHATVSWSVERSGRVPGSGTERTRFNLGTGRPETGLGVGDGARWSTPMTEQTCALGASDGNLLVRVALGGPQHPAATCESEAKEIARAALAAVAR is encoded by the coding sequence ATGAGACCGCTCAAGGAGGCCGATCCGGCCACGGCGGGACCGTACCGGCTGCTCGCCGAGCTCGGCCGGGGCGGTATGGGCCGCGTGCTGCTCGGCGCCGCACCGGACGGGCGGCTCGTCGCCGTCAAGCAGGTGCACGCCCGGTTCGCCGACGACGACGGCTTCCGGGTGCGGTTCCGGCGGGAGGTGGCCGCCTCGCGGAAGGTGTCCGGCGCCTTCACGGCCGCGGTCCTGGATGCCGACGCGGACGCGGACGCGCCGTGGCTGGCCTCGGTGTTCGTGGCCGGGCCCTCGCTGGGGGCCGCGGTGGAGAGCGCCGGGGCGCTGCCCGAGGAGGCGGTGCGCAGGCTCGCCGCCGGGCTGGCGACGGCCCTCGCCGAGATCCACCGGGCGGGGCTGGTGCACCGGGACCTCAAGCCCGACAACGTGCTGCTCGCCCGGGACGGGGTGCGGGTGATCGACTTCGGGATCGCGCGGGTGACCCGGCCCGGCGAGGTCACCGAGCTGACGCGGGCCGGGACGGTGATCGGCTCGCCCGCGTTCATGTCGCCGGAGCAGGCCGAGGGCCGTGAACTGACCCCGGCGAGCGACGTGTTCTCCCTCGGGTCCGTCCTGGTGCTGGCCGCGACGGGGCGCAGTCCCTTCGCGGCGGCGACGGTCGTACTGACCCTGTACAACGTCGTGCACACCGAACCCGACCTCCTCGGCCTCCCGCCGGGCCTGCGCGGGCTCGTCGCCCGGTGCCTGGCCAAGGACCCGGCGGCCCGGCCGTCCCCGGCCGAGATCCTGGGCCTGACCGGCGCGGCCGACAGCACGCGGTGGCCGCCCGCGGTCGAGCGGCTGGCCGCCGCCCAGCAGGAGGAGATCGACGGGCTGCTCCGGGACCCGGACGGCACGGCCGGCGCGGGCGGGGGCCGCGCCGTGGATCCGGACGTGGATCCGGACGCGGCGACCGCGACCGCGGCGGCGGTCCGCCCGGAGCGGGCCCACGCGCCGCGCGGCCGGCGGCTGCGCCTGCGCCCGCGGAACCTGCTGCTGGCCGCGGGCGTTCTCGTGGCGGCCTGGGCCGGGGTGACGTACGGGTTGCGCGCGCTGGAGGAGCCGCCGCCGGTCGCAGCGGACCGGTATCTGAGCGTGCCGCTCTGCACGGAGGCGGCCGGGAAGCTGGCGCTGCCGCAGCAGGAAATGCGCGAGGCCGGCGACAGCGATTCACCCGTGAAGTCGCACGTGGCCTGTGACTGGGTGGCGGCCTTCGACGACTCCGCCGGCGAGAAGAAGCCGCCGCCGCACGCGACCGTCAGCTGGTCCGTGGAGCGCAGCGGCCGTGTCCCGGGCAGCGGGACGGAGCGCACGCGGTTCAACCTGGGCACCGGGCGGCCCGAGACCGGTCTCGGCGTGGGGGACGGCGCGCGCTGGTCGACCCCGATGACCGAGCAGACCTGTGCGCTGGGCGCGAGCGACGGCAACCTCCTGGTGAGGGTGGCCCTCGGCGGCCCGCAGCATCCCGCCGCGACCTGCGAGAGCGAGGCGAAGGAGATCGCCCGGGCCGCGCTGGCGGCCGTCGCGCGCTGA
- a CDS encoding acyl-CoA dehydrogenase: MGIGITGEQRELAEAVRGWAARAVPPEEVRKLLDTPPQTGVRPAYWDAMAAQGLLEPHLEGGTLLDLAVVVEEAARAALPGAFLPSALASVLLDRAGSEPLGGRVGAVALGPGTLVAVADPGGGYLLDGDAPPVLGAGEADLVLLAAEAAHGTCWFAVDAAALDIRTHESADPTRPTAEVRARAVSVPSGRLLGLDAALVRDLACALFAADACGTAAWALHTAAEYAKVREQFGRPIGQFQGVKHLCADMLVRLEQARALAWDAARVMDEPAPVRSLVAALAAGSALDAAYSCAKDCIQVLGGIGFTWEHDAHLHLRRAVVARQLLGPGDGHRVRAVRLAAAGARRELRLELPAEAEAHRAKARTAIEDARGLDPAAARRILAPTGYAAPYLPPPYGLGAGPVEQLVVQQELRAAGVRLSDLGIATWVVPSLLAYGTDAQRERYLPATLRGDVTWCQLFSEPGAGSDLASLRTRAERTADGSWKVNGQKVWTSSAHSADFGILLARTDPAAPKHKGLGYFVVDMRNTPGIDVRPLKEITGEALFNEVWFDDVLLPADSLVGAPDGGWKVARNTLGNERVHMADQMTFDTGLEALIARSAELDGAYRARIGALAAEAHALACIGLRTTLQQVSGLEPGAGASVRKLVQTPHQQRTAELALELLGPAGAVREGAGERAVHGMLMSRCLTIAGGTTQVQLNVVAERILGLPRD, encoded by the coding sequence ATGGGCATCGGAATCACTGGGGAACAACGGGAGTTGGCCGAGGCCGTACGCGGCTGGGCGGCGCGGGCCGTGCCGCCCGAGGAGGTGCGCAAGCTGCTCGACACCCCGCCGCAGACCGGGGTGCGGCCCGCCTACTGGGACGCCATGGCCGCGCAGGGGCTGCTCGAGCCGCACCTGGAGGGCGGCACCCTGCTCGACCTGGCCGTCGTCGTCGAGGAGGCCGCCCGGGCCGCGCTGCCCGGGGCGTTCCTGCCGAGCGCGCTGGCCTCCGTACTGCTCGACCGGGCCGGGTCCGAGCCCCTGGGCGGGCGGGTCGGCGCGGTTGCCCTCGGCCCGGGGACCCTGGTCGCCGTCGCCGACCCGGGCGGCGGATACCTGCTCGACGGCGACGCACCCCCGGTGCTCGGCGCCGGCGAGGCCGACCTCGTGCTGCTCGCCGCCGAGGCCGCGCACGGCACCTGCTGGTTCGCCGTGGACGCCGCCGCACTGGACATCCGTACGCACGAGAGCGCCGACCCGACCCGGCCCACCGCCGAGGTACGGGCCCGCGCCGTCAGCGTGCCATCCGGCCGCCTGCTCGGCCTGGACGCGGCCCTGGTGCGGGACCTGGCCTGCGCCCTGTTCGCCGCCGACGCCTGCGGCACCGCCGCCTGGGCGCTGCACACCGCCGCCGAGTACGCCAAGGTGCGCGAGCAGTTCGGCCGGCCCATCGGGCAGTTCCAGGGCGTCAAGCACCTGTGCGCCGACATGCTGGTGCGCCTCGAACAGGCCCGCGCGCTGGCCTGGGACGCCGCCCGGGTGATGGACGAGCCGGCCCCGGTGCGCTCGCTCGTGGCCGCGCTGGCCGCCGGGAGCGCCCTCGATGCCGCCTACTCCTGCGCCAAGGACTGCATCCAGGTCCTCGGCGGGATCGGCTTCACCTGGGAGCACGACGCCCACCTCCACCTCCGCCGGGCCGTCGTCGCCCGCCAGCTCCTCGGGCCCGGGGACGGGCACCGCGTACGGGCCGTCCGGCTGGCCGCCGCCGGAGCCCGGCGCGAGCTGCGCCTGGAACTGCCCGCGGAGGCGGAGGCCCACCGCGCGAAGGCCCGTACCGCCATCGAGGACGCGCGCGGACTCGACCCGGCGGCCGCCCGGCGGATCCTGGCTCCCACCGGGTACGCGGCCCCGTACCTGCCGCCGCCCTACGGGCTCGGCGCCGGGCCCGTCGAGCAGCTCGTCGTCCAGCAGGAACTGCGCGCGGCCGGGGTCAGGCTCAGCGACCTCGGGATCGCCACCTGGGTCGTGCCCTCGCTGCTCGCGTACGGGACCGACGCGCAGCGGGAGCGGTACCTGCCGGCGACCCTGCGCGGGGACGTCACCTGGTGCCAGCTGTTCTCCGAGCCGGGGGCGGGCTCGGACCTGGCCTCGCTGCGGACCAGGGCGGAGCGGACGGCGGACGGCTCCTGGAAGGTCAACGGACAGAAGGTGTGGACGAGTTCCGCGCACAGCGCCGACTTCGGGATCCTGCTGGCCCGGACCGACCCGGCCGCCCCCAAGCACAAGGGGCTCGGCTACTTCGTCGTCGACATGAGGAACACCCCGGGGATCGACGTGCGCCCGCTCAAGGAGATCACCGGCGAGGCCCTCTTCAACGAGGTCTGGTTCGACGACGTCCTGCTGCCCGCGGACTCCCTCGTCGGCGCCCCCGACGGCGGGTGGAAGGTCGCCCGCAACACGCTCGGCAACGAGCGGGTCCACATGGCCGACCAGATGACCTTCGACACCGGACTGGAAGCGCTGATCGCCCGCTCGGCCGAACTCGACGGCGCGTACCGGGCGCGGATCGGGGCGCTCGCCGCCGAGGCGCACGCCCTGGCCTGCATCGGGCTGCGCACCACGCTCCAGCAGGTGTCGGGGCTGGAGCCTGGCGCGGGTGCGTCCGTACGCAAGCTCGTCCAGACCCCGCACCAGCAGCGGACCGCCGAGCTCGCGCTCGAACTGCTGGGCCCGGCGGGCGCGGTACGGGAGGGGGCGGGGGAGCGAGCGGTGCACGGGATGCTCATGTCCCGCTGCCTGACCATCGCCGGGGGCACCACACAGGTCCAGCTCAACGTCGTCGCCGAGCGCATCCTCGGCCTCCCCAGGGACTAG
- a CDS encoding lipid-transfer protein, which produces MKSYIVGVGMTKFEKPESRDWQYWDMAKEAGTAALADAGIAYDQVEQVPVGYCFQASTAGQRAAYELGLTGVPVYNVNNNCATGSTALMMARQFVEGGISDCVLALGFEKMKKGALGGGADAGSDFKTSPVARHYGIMAAGHGFEMSPPTAQIFGNAAREHMERYGTTAAQLAAVGAKNHRHSANNPNAQFQDVYTVAEILGAKPIHAPLTKLQCSPTSDGAAAAVVVSERFVVRHGLHDKAVEIVAQAMTTDMESSFASGSCIDVVGKPMTEAAGRQVFSASGLGIEDVDVIELHDCFSINELLTYEALGMCGEGAAGKLVESGATTYGGRWVVNPSGGLISKGHPLGATGLAQAAELVWQLRGQAGPRQVPQARVGLAHNIGLGGAAVVTLLRR; this is translated from the coding sequence ATGAAGTCGTACATCGTGGGCGTCGGCATGACGAAGTTCGAGAAGCCGGAGTCGAGGGACTGGCAGTACTGGGACATGGCGAAGGAGGCGGGGACGGCGGCGCTGGCGGACGCGGGGATCGCGTACGACCAGGTGGAACAGGTGCCGGTGGGGTACTGCTTCCAGGCCTCCACGGCCGGCCAGCGGGCCGCGTACGAACTGGGGCTGACCGGGGTCCCGGTCTACAACGTGAACAACAACTGCGCGACGGGGTCGACGGCGCTGATGATGGCGCGGCAGTTCGTGGAGGGCGGGATCAGCGACTGCGTGCTGGCGCTGGGCTTCGAGAAGATGAAGAAGGGGGCGCTGGGCGGCGGCGCCGACGCGGGCTCCGACTTCAAGACCTCTCCGGTCGCCCGGCACTACGGGATCATGGCCGCCGGGCACGGGTTCGAGATGTCCCCGCCGACCGCGCAGATCTTCGGGAACGCGGCCCGCGAGCACATGGAGCGGTACGGGACCACGGCCGCGCAGCTGGCGGCGGTCGGGGCGAAGAACCACCGGCACTCGGCGAACAACCCGAACGCGCAGTTCCAGGACGTGTACACGGTGGCCGAGATCCTGGGGGCCAAGCCGATCCACGCGCCGCTGACGAAGCTCCAGTGCTCGCCGACCTCGGACGGGGCGGCGGCCGCGGTGGTGGTGTCCGAGCGGTTCGTCGTGCGGCACGGGCTGCACGACAAGGCGGTGGAGATCGTCGCGCAGGCGATGACGACGGACATGGAGTCCTCGTTCGCCTCCGGCTCGTGCATCGACGTGGTCGGCAAGCCGATGACGGAGGCGGCGGGGCGCCAGGTGTTCTCGGCGTCCGGGCTCGGGATCGAGGACGTGGACGTGATCGAGCTGCACGACTGCTTCTCGATCAACGAGCTGCTGACGTACGAGGCGCTGGGCATGTGCGGGGAGGGCGCCGCCGGGAAGCTGGTGGAGTCGGGTGCGACCACGTACGGCGGGCGGTGGGTGGTGAACCCCTCCGGGGGCCTGATCTCGAAGGGCCACCCGCTGGGAGCGACGGGGCTGGCGCAGGCGGCGGAACTGGTCTGGCAGCTACGGGGCCAGGCCGGCCCCCGCCAGGTCCCGCAGGCCCGGGTCGGCCTGGCCCACAACATAGGCCTGGGCGGAGCGGCGGTGGTGACCCTGCTGCGGCGCTGA
- a CDS encoding YwqJ-related putative deaminase has product MLVDGVGAFKAVKAFRAARAAAEAAEGSAAPLKKLLDDDVPTPSTKETPHENAPGAAAPSGPGAGTSKAPAGEGGASGADSSDGSGVLEAARELADKTSLDKKNFTSRSRPKVAESLELANGRVYSATSSGEQRPLHPFVQEVLDSVPAGDRAPGTHGKCGLPVCVSQALNACQNPMGGTGCCGQDLQKRDT; this is encoded by the coding sequence GTGCTCGTAGACGGCGTCGGAGCATTCAAGGCGGTCAAGGCATTCCGTGCGGCCAGGGCAGCAGCAGAGGCAGCCGAAGGCAGCGCCGCGCCCCTGAAGAAGCTCCTCGATGACGACGTCCCGACCCCGTCAACGAAGGAAACCCCGCACGAAAACGCCCCCGGGGCGGCAGCACCGAGCGGGCCGGGCGCAGGTACGTCCAAGGCGCCAGCAGGCGAGGGTGGTGCATCCGGGGCTGATTCGTCGGATGGGAGCGGAGTCCTGGAAGCGGCCAGGGAGCTGGCCGATAAGACCTCGCTGGACAAGAAGAACTTCACGTCTCGGTCTCGTCCGAAGGTCGCTGAGTCACTGGAGCTCGCCAACGGCCGGGTGTACTCGGCCACCAGCAGCGGCGAGCAGCGTCCGCTTCATCCCTTCGTCCAAGAAGTTCTGGATTCGGTGCCTGCAGGCGACCGGGCACCTGGAACTCACGGAAAGTGTGGACTGCCGGTCTGTGTCTCACAGGCACTCAATGCTTGCCAGAATCCAATGGGTGGGACGGGTTGCTGCGGTCAAGATCTGCAAAAACGTGACACATAA
- a CDS encoding SUKH-3 domain-containing protein, with protein sequence MSTESLDSRTLSIEYSPAVVEELRAAGWEPGRSVDVDGWVAPLEEGGLAAHTAARAFLAEFGGLRFMFSGPGVECAREPFLLDPSVCEGEEEVFLEWGEELALSLFPIGERAEGVAFLAIDEHGAVISLGSGIAATYGQAPGAFEKMLLGYEAEVLGQG encoded by the coding sequence ATGTCGACGGAATCATTGGACTCGCGGACTTTGAGTATCGAATATTCCCCTGCGGTGGTGGAGGAGCTCCGGGCTGCCGGCTGGGAGCCCGGACGGTCCGTAGACGTAGACGGCTGGGTTGCCCCCCTGGAAGAAGGGGGGCTGGCGGCGCATACCGCGGCACGAGCATTTCTGGCAGAGTTCGGTGGACTGCGATTCATGTTCTCGGGGCCGGGTGTCGAGTGCGCCCGGGAGCCGTTCCTGCTCGACCCGTCGGTATGCGAAGGCGAAGAGGAAGTATTCCTTGAGTGGGGCGAGGAACTGGCTCTGTCTCTTTTCCCGATCGGGGAACGCGCGGAAGGTGTGGCCTTCCTTGCGATCGACGAGCATGGTGCCGTGATTTCGCTGGGCAGTGGCATTGCCGCGACTTATGGGCAGGCCCCGGGGGCCTTCGAAAAGATGCTGCTTGGCTACGAAGCTGAGGTGCTCGGCCAGGGGTAA
- a CDS encoding DNA-binding response regulator: MPRNFRTTRSLRVLLAGGPGTSADALAVLLGLEPDLDVIALVAPGADPGAAALTACPAVALVDADRPDVFAEVAAVCGGAPECRVLLLAGSARPGLVEGALASGAAGVVLRDGPPGALADAVRRAVTGEAVTDPAFEP, encoded by the coding sequence ATGCCCCGGAATTTCCGTACGACGAGGTCTTTGCGGGTCCTGCTGGCGGGGGGTCCGGGCACGTCGGCCGACGCGCTCGCGGTCCTGCTCGGGCTGGAGCCGGACCTTGACGTGATCGCCCTGGTCGCACCCGGTGCGGACCCGGGCGCGGCGGCCCTGACGGCCTGCCCGGCCGTGGCGCTGGTGGACGCGGACCGGCCGGACGTGTTCGCGGAGGTGGCGGCCGTGTGCGGCGGGGCCCCGGAGTGCCGGGTGCTGCTGCTGGCCGGGTCGGCCCGGCCGGGCCTGGTCGAGGGGGCGCTCGCCTCGGGGGCGGCCGGGGTGGTGCTGCGGGACGGCCCTCCCGGGGCGCTGGCCGACGCCGTCCGCCGCGCCGTGACGGGCGAGGCGGTCACGGACCCGGCGTTCGAGCCGTGA
- a CDS encoding MaoC/PaaZ C-terminal domain-containing protein, translating to MPIDAARALAADPRQGNIAWDHKDIQLYHLGLGAGRPATDPDELRYTLESKLHVLPSFATVAGAGMAMMGGLAAPGIEVNLAHVLHGGQSIELHRPIPVKGSATSSAKVAALYDKGKAAVIVLRTEVEDADGPLWTSDAQIFVRGEGGFGGDRGPSVKTELPERAPDRVEERHIREEQALLYRLSGDWNPLHADPEFAKLAGFDRPILHGLCSYGMTLKAVVDTALGGDVSRVRAYRTRFAGIVFPGETLRIRMWEEPGQVRVSVTAVERDDAPVLADTVVEHA from the coding sequence ATGCCGATCGATGCCGCCAGGGCCCTCGCCGCGGACCCCCGCCAGGGGAACATCGCCTGGGACCACAAGGACATCCAGCTCTACCACCTCGGCCTCGGCGCCGGCCGCCCCGCCACCGACCCCGACGAGCTGCGCTACACCCTCGAGTCCAAACTCCACGTACTCCCCAGCTTCGCGACCGTCGCCGGCGCCGGGATGGCCATGATGGGCGGCCTCGCCGCCCCCGGGATCGAGGTCAACCTCGCCCACGTCCTGCACGGCGGCCAGTCCATCGAGCTGCACCGGCCCATCCCCGTCAAGGGCAGCGCCACCTCCTCCGCCAAGGTCGCCGCCCTCTACGACAAGGGCAAGGCCGCCGTGATCGTGCTGCGCACCGAGGTCGAGGACGCCGACGGGCCGCTGTGGACGAGCGACGCGCAGATCTTCGTACGCGGAGAGGGCGGGTTCGGCGGCGACCGCGGACCCTCCGTCAAGACCGAGCTGCCCGAGCGGGCGCCCGACCGGGTCGAGGAGCGGCACATCCGCGAGGAGCAGGCGCTCCTGTACCGGCTCTCCGGCGACTGGAACCCCCTGCATGCCGACCCCGAGTTCGCCAAGCTGGCCGGCTTCGACCGGCCGATCCTGCACGGCCTGTGCTCGTACGGGATGACCCTCAAGGCCGTCGTCGACACGGCGCTGGGCGGGGACGTCTCGCGGGTCCGCGCCTACCGCACGCGCTTCGCCGGGATCGTCTTCCCGGGCGAGACCCTGCGGATCCGGATGTGGGAGGAGCCGGGGCAGGTCCGGGTCTCGGTGACCGCAGTCGAACGGGACGACGCGCCGGTCCTCGCCGACACCGTCGTCGAACACGCGTAA